A single genomic interval of Terriglobus albidus harbors:
- a CDS encoding VCBS domain-containing protein: MFKMSSIKPALIAGTLAGLLTQGSLAYAQEDLAHAVKGIVKHVDHDAKKITIKTADGTEHTIKYTDHTAIRAGKAAARVPADTWLGTKEGSNVVVRYTETAGEKTAVAIRDVAKDTEKAVK, from the coding sequence ATGTTCAAGATGTCATCCATCAAACCCGCTCTTATTGCAGGTACACTCGCAGGCCTTCTGACACAAGGAAGCCTAGCCTATGCACAGGAAGACCTCGCCCATGCCGTAAAGGGAATCGTCAAACATGTCGACCATGATGCCAAAAAGATCACTATCAAGACGGCCGATGGCACAGAACACACCATCAAGTACACGGATCACACGGCCATTCGTGCAGGCAAGGCAGCAGCACGTGTTCCAGCGGATACATGGCTAGGTACAAAAGAGGGTTCAAATGTTGTGGTTCGCTACACCGAAACCGCCGGAGAAAAAACTGCGGTTGCGATCAGGGACGTAGCGAAAGATACGGAGAAGGCCGTGAAGTAG
- a CDS encoding alpha/beta hydrolase family protein yields MNIRTRRALAALSAIALTGAIVGQMPSPEERARIDAGNVAARNRELKLLGITEMQPGVTAYDVGKPGNANYDESKANPFPRLPELMTLQNGAKVKTRAQWEQRRKEIKASFDEDVYGKFPAKIPSVSWTVTGTEEMTVAGVPAVVKHLVGHTDNSAYPAITVDIHADLVTPASAKGKKVPVIIGGGSTRPRPVRPPAAAGQQVHMLSMPENPPDSAELLLKHGWGFVSRTSNEVQADNGAGLTSGIIGLVNKGQPRSLDDWGVLRAWGWGDSRIVDYLLTDPNVDGTKIGVTGHSRGGKAALVAMVDDARIAIGYISSSGAGGANLYRRNYGEAVSNLTGNSEFHWFAGNFLRYAAVGHTANEMPVDSHEFIALSAPRAVFIGGGAFIEEPKYLPGDAWQDAQGMFMAAAAASPAWEIYGTKGLNTSTFPPMNTFVNTGKVAFRQHQYGHTPAPNWPYFIEFADRIFEGK; encoded by the coding sequence ATGAATATCCGCACCCGACGTGCTTTGGCTGCGTTAAGTGCAATTGCCCTCACCGGCGCCATAGTAGGCCAGATGCCTTCCCCGGAGGAGCGGGCGCGCATTGACGCCGGAAATGTCGCCGCACGCAATCGCGAACTAAAGCTGTTGGGCATTACGGAGATGCAACCGGGCGTGACTGCGTACGACGTCGGCAAGCCCGGCAATGCGAATTACGACGAGTCTAAGGCGAATCCCTTTCCCAGGCTGCCGGAGTTGATGACCCTGCAGAACGGCGCGAAGGTGAAGACGCGGGCGCAGTGGGAACAACGGCGCAAAGAGATCAAAGCGTCGTTTGATGAGGACGTCTACGGCAAGTTTCCAGCGAAGATCCCATCGGTGAGCTGGACCGTTACCGGTACCGAGGAGATGACGGTCGCTGGTGTTCCGGCGGTAGTGAAGCATCTCGTTGGGCATACGGACAACTCGGCGTATCCAGCCATCACCGTCGACATCCACGCTGACCTGGTGACGCCGGCCTCAGCAAAAGGCAAGAAGGTGCCGGTCATCATCGGCGGCGGCTCCACTCGTCCACGCCCGGTGCGCCCGCCGGCGGCAGCGGGGCAGCAGGTACATATGCTCTCCATGCCGGAGAATCCGCCGGACTCCGCGGAGCTTCTGCTGAAGCATGGATGGGGCTTTGTCAGCCGTACTTCGAATGAGGTGCAGGCCGACAACGGCGCCGGTCTGACCAGCGGCATCATCGGCTTGGTCAATAAGGGCCAGCCGCGAAGCCTGGACGACTGGGGTGTTCTGCGCGCATGGGGATGGGGCGATAGCCGCATCGTGGACTATCTGCTGACTGATCCCAACGTTGATGGCACGAAGATTGGCGTCACTGGTCATTCGCGCGGAGGCAAGGCTGCGCTGGTCGCCATGGTCGATGATGCACGCATCGCTATTGGATACATCTCCTCCTCAGGCGCAGGCGGAGCCAACCTCTACCGCCGCAACTATGGCGAGGCGGTAAGCAATCTGACAGGGAACTCGGAGTTCCATTGGTTTGCCGGGAACTTCCTGCGCTATGCCGCTGTCGGTCATACGGCCAACGAGATGCCGGTAGATAGCCACGAGTTCATTGCACTGTCTGCTCCACGCGCTGTGTTTATCGGCGGAGGCGCATTCATCGAAGAGCCGAAGTACCTTCCCGGAGATGCCTGGCAGGACGCTCAAGGAATGTTCATGGCAGCCGCAGCAGCCAGTCCCGCATGGGAGATCTATGGGACGAAGGGATTGAATACCAGCACCTTTCCGCCCATGAATACCTTCGTCAATACTGGCAAAGTCGCGTTCCGGCAGCACCAGTACGGCCACACTCCTGCACCAAACTGGCCATACTTTATCGAGTTTGCCGATCGCATCTTCGAGGGGAAATGA
- a CDS encoding PQQ-binding-like beta-propeller repeat protein, whose translation MQNSFLHRPWQTIAVTMLGFVSGVLPGQSAKPHNDKTHTTWREYGGAADGAQYSALRQVDRSNVKQLQVAWKYSTGDNRKYLFNPLVVDGVMYVLAKENSIVALDAATGKELWVHPTDPKATLLTYRGLNYWESVDRSDRRLLFAVNNSLQAIDARTGKSITTFGKNGHVDLREELGRDPHTLTLVQSVNPGRVFENLLILGSATNEEYNSAPGDVRAYDVLTGKMVWIFHTIPHPGEAGYETWPKDAWKTAGGANAWQGMALDEKRGIVYVPTASPKYNFYGANRLGKNLYGDSLLALNARTGKLVWYYQMVHHDIWDYDNATTPMLTAVKHNGKMVDVVAQPGKTGFLWVFDRETGKPLWPIEERPQMKSDMPGEETWPTQPFPTKPLPFARQSFTADQINPYLDADEREKFHKQMLEAKNHGLFTPPGTQNTVQMPGNNGGANFGGAAADPAGMVYVVSKDLPAMLKLELSTDVDRSGTPVAQGRDLYNANCSICHGADRAGKPPVIPSLADVRTRLSDEQIRDVMQYGKGQMPAFAKISEADAGNILSYLAQPDLAPAVDVDSSKPKVVDPATAHYRSGFGFMVGRNGLPAIAPPWTSLTAYDLNTGDIRWKIALGEVPELAEKGIKDTGSQMPKVGPVVTAGGLIFTGTRDHKVRALDSASGKVLWEATVDEALEGIPAIYEIGGRQYIVFCAAAASTYFGTTTPKIVHGSYVAFALPKVEKH comes from the coding sequence ATGCAAAACAGCTTCCTGCACAGGCCCTGGCAAACCATTGCCGTAACGATGCTCGGATTCGTTTCCGGTGTTCTGCCGGGGCAGTCCGCAAAGCCCCACAACGATAAGACACACACAACCTGGCGGGAATATGGCGGCGCCGCCGATGGCGCCCAGTACTCGGCTTTGCGGCAGGTCGATCGCTCCAATGTGAAGCAGTTGCAGGTGGCCTGGAAATACTCCACCGGAGACAATCGTAAGTATCTCTTCAATCCTCTCGTGGTTGACGGCGTGATGTATGTGCTGGCGAAAGAGAACTCCATCGTTGCGCTGGATGCCGCCACAGGCAAAGAGCTGTGGGTGCACCCTACCGATCCGAAGGCCACGCTGCTTACGTATCGCGGCCTGAACTATTGGGAGAGCGTTGACCGGTCCGACCGCCGGCTTCTTTTTGCCGTGAACAACTCCCTGCAGGCGATCGATGCGCGCACGGGCAAGAGCATCACGACCTTCGGAAAGAACGGACACGTTGATCTGCGTGAGGAACTTGGGCGCGATCCGCATACGCTGACGCTGGTGCAGTCGGTCAATCCAGGCCGTGTCTTCGAGAATCTGCTTATTCTGGGGTCCGCCACGAACGAGGAGTACAACTCGGCGCCCGGCGATGTGCGGGCCTATGACGTGCTGACTGGCAAGATGGTGTGGATCTTCCACACCATTCCGCATCCCGGGGAGGCCGGTTACGAAACCTGGCCCAAGGATGCATGGAAGACAGCCGGCGGAGCCAATGCGTGGCAAGGCATGGCATTGGATGAGAAACGCGGCATCGTCTATGTCCCGACGGCGAGTCCGAAGTATAACTTTTATGGCGCGAACCGGCTCGGCAAGAACCTCTATGGCGATTCGCTGCTGGCGTTGAATGCGCGTACCGGCAAGCTTGTCTGGTACTACCAGATGGTCCATCACGACATCTGGGACTACGACAATGCCACCACGCCGATGCTGACCGCGGTGAAGCACAACGGCAAGATGGTCGATGTTGTCGCACAGCCAGGCAAGACGGGCTTCTTGTGGGTCTTCGATCGCGAGACTGGAAAACCGCTATGGCCGATCGAAGAACGGCCGCAGATGAAATCAGACATGCCCGGTGAGGAGACCTGGCCGACGCAGCCGTTTCCGACCAAGCCGTTGCCCTTTGCGCGGCAGAGCTTTACAGCCGACCAGATCAATCCTTATCTCGATGCCGATGAGCGCGAGAAATTTCACAAACAAATGCTGGAGGCCAAGAATCACGGCCTCTTTACGCCTCCCGGGACACAGAACACCGTGCAGATGCCGGGCAATAATGGCGGAGCGAATTTTGGCGGTGCAGCGGCTGATCCTGCCGGTATGGTCTACGTCGTTTCGAAAGACCTGCCTGCGATGCTGAAGCTTGAGCTGTCGACTGATGTGGATCGCTCCGGAACTCCTGTCGCGCAGGGACGCGATCTGTATAACGCAAATTGCAGCATCTGCCACGGTGCCGATCGAGCAGGGAAACCACCGGTGATTCCGTCACTGGCCGATGTCAGAACGCGGCTGTCAGACGAGCAGATCCGCGACGTCATGCAGTACGGAAAGGGACAGATGCCGGCGTTTGCGAAGATTTCGGAAGCGGATGCGGGCAACATCCTCTCTTATCTTGCGCAGCCGGATCTCGCGCCTGCCGTGGATGTAGATTCTTCAAAGCCGAAGGTCGTCGATCCGGCAACGGCGCACTATCGCAGCGGGTTTGGATTCATGGTGGGACGGAATGGTCTTCCTGCGATTGCTCCGCCCTGGACTTCACTCACAGCGTACGATCTGAACACGGGCGACATCCGTTGGAAGATTGCGCTGGGCGAGGTGCCTGAGCTTGCGGAGAAAGGCATAAAGGACACCGGATCCCAGATGCCGAAGGTCGGTCCGGTTGTGACGGCAGGTGGTCTTATTTTCACGGGCACCCGCGATCACAAGGTGCGTGCGCTGGACTCAGCCAGCGGCAAGGTTCTCTGGGAGGCAACCGTGGATGAAGCTCTCGAGGGAATACCGGCTATCTATGAGATTGGGGGGCGGCAATACATCGTCTTCTGCGCTGCCGCTGCATCAACGTACTTTGGCACGACCACCCCGAAGATCGTACACGGCTCTTATGTCGCCTTTGCTCTTCCCAAGGTTGAGAAGCACTGA